Proteins co-encoded in one Saprospira grandis genomic window:
- a CDS encoding WYL domain-containing protein produces MKSNSALHLNLHHAISQQLLVAFRYNDQDDWRVVEPFCLGLSSANNWSLRAFQRSGPSGSKTDWKLFNLDKAHDLRVLSQQFSADLRKKYRIGDKHMQTIFRQLY; encoded by the coding sequence ATGAAATCGAACAGCGCATTGCATCTCAATCTACACCATGCTATTTCTCAGCAACTTCTAGTGGCTTTTCGTTACAACGATCAGGACGATTGGCGGGTGGTCGAACCTTTTTGTTTGGGCCTTAGCTCGGCCAATAATTGGAGCCTAAGAGCTTTTCAGCGCTCGGGCCCCTCTGGCTCCAAAACCGACTGGAAACTTTTCAACTTGGATAAGGCTCATGATCTTCGGGTACTTAGCCAACAGTTCTCTGCCGATTTGCGCAAAAAATACCGCATTGGCGATAAGCATATGCAAACCATTTTCCGACAGCTTTACTAA
- a CDS encoding rhodanese-related sulfurtransferase, with product MYQTLLYYKYAHLEDAEEMAPKHLEFCKDLGILGRIIIANEGLNGTISGTPEQCQAYMDYVESDPRLKGIHWKIDEVEELSFVKMHVRYKPEIVNSGLYDSVDPTKETGKHLQPAEFKALKDQEDVVVIDMRSNYEHKLGRFKGAITMDIDNFREFPEKIKEMDHLKDKKVLTYCTGGIKCEKASAYLIQQGFQDVYQLHGGIINYGKEVGGEDFEGDCYVFDGRVHVPVNTVNPSVISRCYNCGKKTTRMVNCCNSHCNDHFVQCESCSQEMAGACSVQCKESDFARPYNEKGFYRKQLCED from the coding sequence ATGTATCAAACTTTGTTGTACTACAAGTACGCCCATCTAGAAGATGCGGAAGAAATGGCGCCTAAACATCTGGAATTTTGTAAGGATTTGGGCATTTTGGGCCGCATTATTATTGCCAATGAGGGATTGAATGGAACGATCTCGGGAACGCCCGAGCAATGCCAGGCTTATATGGATTATGTAGAATCTGATCCTCGCCTAAAGGGCATTCATTGGAAAATTGACGAGGTGGAGGAGCTCTCTTTTGTTAAGATGCACGTTCGCTACAAGCCAGAAATTGTAAACTCTGGCCTTTATGATAGCGTAGACCCGACAAAAGAGACCGGCAAGCACTTGCAGCCTGCAGAGTTTAAGGCCTTAAAGGACCAAGAAGATGTGGTGGTGATTGATATGCGATCTAATTATGAGCATAAGCTGGGCCGCTTTAAGGGAGCTATTACGATGGACATTGACAACTTTCGGGAGTTTCCAGAGAAAATCAAGGAAATGGACCATCTGAAAGATAAAAAAGTATTGACCTATTGCACGGGCGGCATCAAATGCGAAAAAGCCTCGGCTTATTTGATCCAACAGGGCTTTCAGGATGTTTACCAGCTACATGGGGGCATCATTAACTATGGCAAAGAGGTTGGCGGAGAAGACTTTGAGGGCGATTGCTATGTTTTTGATGGCCGAGTGCATGTGCCTGTTAATACGGTAAATCCTTCGGTCATTAGCCGCTGCTACAACTGTGGCAAAAAGACCACGAGAATGGTCAATTGCTGCAACTCACATTGCAATGACCACTTTGTACAGTGCGAGAGTTGTAGCCAAGAAATGGCGGGAGCCTGTTCGGTCCAATGTAAAGAATCGGATTTTGCCCGCCCCTATAATGAAAAGGGCTTTTATAGAAAGCAACTTTGTGAGGATTAG
- a CDS encoding FKBP-type peptidyl-prolyl cis-trans isomerase, whose amino-acid sequence MNYKFFILCLLALPFLTSCEKQSEKDREKILNYIEDNNLNAQEGEDGLFYVIEVEGTGDTASIADDVKVHYEGFLLNGDKFDSSIDRGTPATFPLANVIKGWQLGIPKFKEGGSGKLLIPSALGYGATGTSSIPANSVLIFDVEVIEVL is encoded by the coding sequence ATGAACTACAAATTTTTTATCCTCTGCCTTTTGGCCCTCCCTTTTTTGACCTCCTGTGAAAAGCAGTCGGAAAAAGACCGGGAGAAGATCCTCAACTACATTGAAGATAATAATCTGAATGCCCAAGAAGGGGAGGATGGCCTCTTTTATGTCATTGAGGTAGAGGGGACTGGAGATACCGCCAGCATTGCCGATGATGTTAAGGTGCATTATGAGGGCTTTTTGCTCAATGGAGACAAATTTGACTCTTCTATTGATCGGGGTACTCCCGCTACTTTTCCCCTAGCCAATGTAATTAAGGGCTGGCAGTTGGGGATTCCCAAATTTAAGGAAGGGGGCAGCGGCAAATTGCTGATTCCCTCGGCTTTGGGCTATGGGGCTACGGGCACAAGTAGCATTCCCGCCAATAGCGTCCTCATTTTTGATGTGGAAGTGATTGAGGTGTTGTAA
- the pyk gene encoding pyruvate kinase — MEISKFQKTKILATIGPASNDYQSLLALVKAGVDAIRLNFSHGQHEDHKKVFDYVQYINKKYGTNISILADLQGPKLRVGQMENGKIPLTKGQILTFTAEECLGTAEKVYMSYTDFAKDVKVGEKVLVDDGKVELLVKSSNGKDEVQLEVLYGDFLSSRKGVNLPDTNISQPSLTEKDLRDLDFILGLPFNWIALSFVRKAKDIEDLRKRLKKANHPGRIIAKIEKPEAITNIDEIIAASDGVMVARGDLGVEVPMERLPMLQKMIIRKCIEQACPVIVATQMMDSMIKSPTPTRAEIIDVANAVLDGADTVMLSNETAMGLHPVKVVESMNSIIAEAEQMPTVYNRELTPSDDSESFLSDAICYNACRIAKQVKAKMIIGMTKSGYTGFMVSSYRPEADVVVFSSDEHLIKTLNLVWGTRCYYYDKFTSTDDTIRDVVNILKEKGLLEAGDVIINTGSMPLHERKKTNMLKVTLVQ, encoded by the coding sequence ATGGAAATTTCTAAGTTTCAGAAAACCAAGATTTTGGCCACTATTGGCCCTGCATCCAATGATTATCAGAGCCTATTGGCTTTGGTGAAAGCGGGTGTGGATGCCATTCGGCTAAATTTTTCGCATGGGCAGCATGAGGACCATAAAAAGGTCTTTGACTATGTGCAATATATTAACAAAAAATACGGAACCAACATTAGCATTTTGGCCGATTTGCAGGGGCCAAAACTGCGTGTGGGCCAGATGGAAAACGGTAAAATTCCCTTGACCAAGGGGCAGATTTTGACCTTTACGGCCGAGGAGTGCCTAGGCACTGCCGAAAAGGTGTATATGAGCTATACCGACTTTGCCAAGGATGTGAAAGTGGGCGAAAAAGTGCTGGTGGATGATGGAAAAGTGGAGCTGTTGGTGAAGAGCAGCAATGGCAAGGATGAGGTCCAATTGGAGGTTTTATATGGCGACTTTCTCTCTTCTCGCAAGGGGGTAAATTTGCCCGATACCAATATCTCGCAGCCCTCTTTGACCGAAAAAGACCTGCGTGATTTGGACTTTATTCTAGGCCTGCCCTTTAACTGGATTGCCCTTTCCTTTGTGCGTAAGGCCAAAGATATTGAGGACCTGCGCAAGCGGCTCAAAAAGGCCAATCATCCTGGGCGGATCATTGCCAAAATTGAAAAGCCCGAGGCGATTACCAATATTGACGAAATCATTGCGGCCTCGGATGGGGTCATGGTGGCTCGGGGCGATCTAGGCGTAGAAGTGCCCATGGAGCGCCTGCCCATGCTGCAAAAAATGATCATTCGCAAATGTATTGAGCAGGCTTGTCCCGTTATTGTGGCCACCCAGATGATGGACAGCATGATCAAGAGCCCCACTCCTACTCGGGCCGAAATCATTGATGTGGCCAATGCCGTTTTGGATGGGGCCGACACCGTGATGTTGAGTAATGAAACCGCCATGGGCCTGCATCCCGTCAAAGTAGTAGAGTCCATGAACAGCATTATTGCGGAGGCCGAACAAATGCCCACCGTTTATAACAGAGAACTCACCCCTTCTGATGATTCGGAGTCTTTTTTATCTGATGCAATTTGCTATAATGCTTGTAGAATTGCCAAGCAGGTCAAGGCCAAAATGATTATCGGGATGACCAAATCGGGTTATACGGGCTTTATGGTCTCTAGCTATCGGCCAGAAGCCGATGTAGTGGTTTTCTCTTCGGATGAGCATTTGATTAAGACCCTGAATTTGGTTTGGGGCACCCGCTGCTACTATTATGATAAGTTTACTAGCACCGATGATACCATTCGAGATGTGGTCAATATTCTCAAAGAAAAAGGCCTGCTCGAGGCGGGAGATGTGATTATCAATACGGGCTCTATGCCGCTGCATGAGCGGAAAAAGACCAATATGTTGAAAGTGACTTTGGTGCAGTAA
- the upp gene encoding uracil phosphoribosyltransferase — translation MPAPIHNLSLENSIANQYVAELRSIDIQQDPMRFRQNLQRLGEVMAYEISKTMAYQAKTVETPLGEAEVALPIEQPVLATILRAGLPMHQGLLHIFDRADNAFVSAYRRHHKDGSFEINLEYVSCPELEDRTLIIADPMLATGASMAMTIEALSVYGQARDIHVVVAIAAADGIEHIQRMHPRVHIWTGAIDDELTAKSYIVPGLGDAGDLAYGSKIQD, via the coding sequence ATGCCTGCTCCTATTCATAACTTGTCCTTAGAGAACTCTATTGCCAATCAATATGTAGCCGAATTGCGCTCTATTGATATTCAGCAAGATCCCATGCGCTTTCGCCAAAACCTACAACGTTTGGGCGAGGTGATGGCCTATGAGATTAGCAAGACCATGGCCTATCAGGCGAAAACCGTAGAAACGCCCTTGGGCGAAGCCGAAGTGGCCCTGCCTATTGAGCAGCCCGTTTTGGCCACCATTCTGCGGGCGGGTTTGCCCATGCACCAAGGCTTGTTACATATCTTTGATCGGGCAGATAATGCCTTTGTTTCGGCCTATCGTCGTCATCATAAGGATGGCAGTTTTGAGATTAACCTAGAGTACGTTTCTTGTCCAGAACTAGAAGACCGCACCCTTATTATTGCCGACCCCATGTTGGCCACCGGCGCCTCTATGGCCATGACCATAGAAGCCCTTTCGGTTTATGGGCAAGCTAGAGATATTCATGTGGTGGTGGCTATTGCTGCAGCGGATGGCATTGAGCATATCCAGCGGATGCACCCCAGAGTTCATATTTGGACCGGCGCCATTGATGATGAACTAACGGCCAAATCCTATATTGTTCCTGGTTTGGGCGATGCGGGAGACCTAGCCTACGGCTCTAAGATTCAAGATTAG
- a CDS encoding SMI1/KNR4 family protein, whose product MLWAFGENYAYELQEAFRPQRFEWRIWPILLPEQQLRVEQAKGSDKLDPKALSAALELALKSGWRQLYPQFRLAWQAGGWRPQTELWSDWRKLAQLLPQRPNFGVWELQQHWQDIQAAEEALPFALPPLLQQLYLYNGLAGGWGPDSGLLALLPNLGRPALLAARQQLETDPQQGGFWRHYPHLIPFLHWGTGVYSLFDSRKPEAPVWAFDPELLGPDEDWEAACWWHSPSLLNWFQYWLETDRYGIKLWQQMYERKGMEFRK is encoded by the coding sequence ATGCTTTGGGCCTTTGGCGAAAACTACGCTTACGAACTTCAAGAAGCTTTTCGGCCGCAGCGCTTCGAGTGGCGCATCTGGCCCATTCTCCTGCCCGAACAGCAGTTGCGGGTAGAACAGGCCAAAGGCAGCGATAAACTCGATCCCAAAGCCCTATCTGCCGCCTTGGAGTTGGCCCTCAAATCGGGCTGGCGACAGCTCTATCCGCAGTTTCGCTTGGCTTGGCAAGCAGGGGGCTGGCGCCCCCAAACCGAGCTCTGGAGCGATTGGCGCAAATTGGCCCAATTGCTTCCGCAACGGCCCAATTTTGGGGTTTGGGAGTTGCAGCAGCATTGGCAGGATATTCAAGCGGCAGAAGAGGCCTTGCCCTTTGCCTTGCCCCCTTTGCTCCAACAGCTCTATTTATATAATGGCTTGGCTGGGGGCTGGGGGCCAGATAGTGGGCTCTTGGCCTTATTGCCCAATTTGGGCCGCCCCGCTTTGTTGGCTGCTCGCCAACAACTAGAAACGGACCCCCAACAAGGGGGCTTTTGGCGACATTACCCCCATCTTATTCCTTTTTTGCATTGGGGCACTGGGGTCTACTCCCTCTTTGATAGCCGAAAGCCCGAGGCCCCTGTCTGGGCCTTTGATCCTGAATTATTAGGGCCAGATGAAGATTGGGAGGCGGCCTGCTGGTGGCATAGCCCCTCCTTGCTCAATTGGTTTCAGTATTGGCTAGAGACCGACCGCTATGGGATTAAGCTCTGGCAACAGATGTATGAGCGCAAAGGAATGGAGTTTAGAAAGTAA
- a CDS encoding OmpA family protein, protein MAQKYYYCVILEQCGPPPPPVDSSQLAHIPNDLTVSAEGFPLWENYPEFEFDYGSTAPLYLPKQLALLEEMALLLKSQPQAKLKIIGRYKKEETLPEQAKRYGNLGRARALSIADKLMAEYQLPSQQIYILGDTMPLDKKAFYIDLEIIGYLPSGPEQEKKEAERFRQAYLQDIKRLTYDGRMAFFRSPDQRFKLAPPVFGDYLDSLQNYLAQNPNAQLIIIGHTDSKLQGQAAQEEALSFALQTKAYLEHKGINCPIQTQSRSNQELLQIDTLADGSRALYKAAQNRRVEILVEEVP, encoded by the coding sequence ATGGCCCAGAAGTATTACTATTGTGTCATCTTAGAGCAATGTGGGCCCCCTCCACCCCCTGTCGATAGTAGCCAATTGGCCCATATTCCCAACGATCTTACGGTCTCGGCAGAAGGCTTTCCGCTCTGGGAAAATTATCCAGAATTTGAGTTTGATTATGGCAGTACCGCCCCACTCTACCTACCCAAACAACTGGCCCTGCTCGAAGAGATGGCCCTGCTGCTCAAAAGCCAGCCCCAAGCCAAACTGAAGATTATTGGCCGCTATAAGAAGGAGGAAACCCTGCCCGAACAAGCCAAACGCTACGGCAATTTGGGCCGAGCCCGCGCCCTGAGCATCGCCGATAAATTGATGGCCGAATACCAGTTGCCCAGCCAACAAATCTATATTCTAGGCGATACCATGCCCCTAGATAAAAAGGCTTTTTATATCGATTTAGAGATTATTGGCTATCTGCCTAGCGGCCCCGAACAAGAAAAAAAGGAGGCCGAACGCTTCCGCCAAGCTTATCTGCAAGATATTAAGCGCCTGACTTATGATGGCCGCATGGCTTTTTTCCGATCGCCCGATCAACGCTTTAAGTTAGCGCCCCCCGTTTTTGGCGACTATCTCGATAGCTTGCAAAATTATTTGGCCCAAAATCCCAATGCCCAGCTCATTATCATCGGCCATACGGATTCTAAGCTGCAGGGCCAAGCCGCCCAGGAGGAGGCCCTTAGCTTTGCCCTACAAACCAAGGCCTATCTGGAACATAAGGGGATCAACTGCCCTATCCAGACCCAAAGCCGCTCCAATCAAGAGCTCTTGCAAATAGATACCTTAGCCGATGGCAGCCGTGCTTTGTATAAGGCGGCCCAAAACCGCCGTGTAGAAATTTTAGTGGAAGAGGTTCCTTAG
- the rpsO gene encoding 30S ribosomal protein S15, protein MATYLSKETKNEIFETYAGSASNTGSVEGQVALLSFRIKNLSEHLKANHKDHATRRSLLKMVGHRKSLLKYLAKKDILKYRELIAKLGIRDTLGRNQ, encoded by the coding sequence ATGGCAACTTACCTCTCTAAAGAGACCAAAAACGAAATTTTTGAAACTTACGCAGGCAGCGCCAGCAACACAGGTTCTGTAGAAGGCCAGGTAGCATTGCTATCTTTCCGCATCAAAAACTTGTCTGAGCACCTAAAAGCTAACCACAAAGATCACGCAACTCGTCGTTCTTTGCTCAAAATGGTTGGTCACCGTAAGTCTTTGCTCAAGTATTTGGCAAAGAAAGATATTCTCAAATATCGTGAGTTGATCGCTAAACTAGGTATCCGCGATACTTTGGGCCGCAATCAATAA
- the pnp gene encoding polyribonucleotide nucleotidyltransferase, translated as MGKQIPLSTSAVIAGKEFTLETGKLAALTDGSVVLRYGDTMLLATAVAAEEARPDQSFFPLSVDYREKFASAGRIPGNFFRREARPSEYEILTSRLVDRAIRPLFPDHFLNETQIFIFLISADGETLPDAFAAFAASAALMVSDIPFAGPISEVRIARINGEFIVNPSRSELETADMEFIIAGSMDNIVMVEGEADECQEEDLIEAIKVAHEAIKEQCKMQLELRQLKGVTENRPVAEKEENEELKAAVDSACREKLMDIAGNPSDKKARKNAFKALKDETKAALTEQFGEEAWGEMSHLFSGYFDALKKECAREVVLSKQQRLDGRTPTEVRNIWCEVDYLPAPHGSALFTRGETQSLTTVTLGSKMDEALIDTALSLHNDNFLLHYNFPPFSVNEVGRPRGTSRREVGHGHLARRSLARVMPKDYPYTVRIVSDILESNGSSSMATVCAGSLGLMDAGVPIRKPVSGIAMGLITDGKGRSVVLTDILGDEDHLGDMDFKVTGTEDGICAVQMDIKIDGLDYELLRTALLQAREGRLHILGVMNETMSEAREDLKPQTPRMELIIIDADYIGAVIGSGGKVIQGLQKETNTVVTVNEEDGKGYVHISGDKPNVEKAAAFINGITTEPEVGEIYDAKIVKLMPYGAFIEFLPGREGLLHVSELAWERIENVEEVLTEGEEIQVKLLEIDPRTGKFRLSRKVLLEKPEGYVERPPREKRDRNDDRRGGGRGGDRGGRGGDRGGRNNRR; from the coding sequence ATGGGTAAACAAATCCCTTTGAGCACCTCTGCAGTTATTGCAGGCAAGGAGTTCACACTAGAAACTGGCAAACTTGCCGCCCTTACCGATGGTTCAGTTGTACTGCGCTATGGTGACACTATGCTTTTGGCTACAGCCGTAGCTGCTGAAGAAGCCCGACCTGATCAGAGCTTTTTTCCTCTTTCAGTAGATTATCGCGAAAAATTCGCTTCTGCTGGTCGTATTCCTGGCAACTTCTTCCGTAGAGAGGCCCGCCCTTCAGAATATGAAATTCTTACTTCTCGTTTGGTAGACCGCGCTATTCGCCCGCTCTTCCCCGACCACTTCCTCAACGAGACGCAAATCTTTATCTTCCTCATCTCTGCCGATGGAGAAACCCTACCCGACGCTTTTGCGGCCTTTGCTGCTTCTGCTGCCCTTATGGTTTCTGATATTCCCTTTGCTGGACCTATCTCAGAGGTGCGCATTGCTCGCATCAATGGCGAGTTTATCGTGAACCCTTCTCGCTCAGAGCTAGAAACTGCCGATATGGAGTTTATCATTGCGGGTAGCATGGATAATATTGTTATGGTAGAAGGGGAAGCCGATGAATGCCAAGAAGAGGACCTCATCGAGGCGATCAAAGTGGCCCATGAAGCCATCAAAGAGCAATGTAAAATGCAGCTCGAGCTTCGCCAGCTAAAAGGCGTAACCGAAAACCGCCCAGTAGCGGAAAAAGAAGAAAATGAAGAGCTTAAAGCTGCTGTAGATAGCGCTTGCCGTGAAAAACTCATGGATATTGCTGGCAATCCTTCTGATAAGAAGGCCCGCAAAAATGCGTTCAAAGCACTAAAAGACGAGACCAAAGCCGCCCTAACAGAACAGTTTGGCGAAGAGGCTTGGGGCGAAATGTCTCATCTCTTCAGTGGCTACTTTGATGCCCTTAAGAAAGAATGCGCTCGTGAGGTGGTCTTGAGCAAGCAACAACGCTTGGATGGCCGTACTCCCACAGAGGTGCGTAACATCTGGTGTGAAGTAGATTATCTACCCGCTCCTCACGGTTCTGCCCTTTTCACTCGTGGAGAAACTCAATCATTGACCACCGTAACTTTGGGGTCTAAAATGGATGAGGCCTTGATTGATACTGCACTTTCTTTGCATAATGACAACTTCTTGTTGCACTACAACTTTCCTCCTTTCTCTGTAAATGAGGTGGGACGTCCAAGAGGAACTAGCCGCCGCGAAGTAGGCCACGGTCACTTGGCTCGCCGCTCTTTGGCCCGTGTAATGCCCAAAGATTATCCTTATACTGTACGTATTGTATCAGACATTCTAGAGTCTAACGGTTCTTCTTCTATGGCGACCGTTTGCGCAGGTTCTTTGGGCCTTATGGATGCTGGTGTACCTATCCGCAAACCTGTTTCTGGTATTGCTATGGGCTTGATTACCGACGGTAAAGGCCGCTCTGTTGTTCTTACCGACATCCTTGGCGATGAGGACCACTTAGGGGATATGGACTTTAAAGTAACGGGTACTGAAGATGGTATCTGTGCTGTACAGATGGATATCAAAATTGACGGCCTGGATTATGAGTTGCTTCGCACGGCCTTGCTACAAGCTCGTGAGGGACGACTACACATCTTGGGCGTAATGAATGAGACTATGTCTGAAGCTCGTGAAGACCTCAAGCCTCAAACGCCTCGTATGGAGTTGATCATCATCGATGCCGATTATATTGGTGCCGTGATTGGTTCTGGTGGTAAGGTCATCCAAGGCCTACAGAAAGAGACCAACACTGTAGTGACCGTGAACGAAGAAGACGGTAAAGGCTATGTACACATTTCTGGCGATAAGCCCAATGTAGAGAAAGCTGCTGCCTTCATTAACGGAATTACGACCGAGCCCGAAGTAGGAGAAATCTATGATGCAAAAATCGTTAAATTGATGCCTTATGGTGCCTTTATCGAGTTTTTGCCTGGTCGTGAGGGACTCCTTCACGTTTCTGAATTGGCTTGGGAGCGCATTGAAAATGTAGAAGAAGTATTGACAGAAGGAGAGGAGATCCAAGTAAAACTACTTGAAATTGATCCTCGTACTGGAAAATTCCGCTTGTCTCGCAAGGTATTGCTCGAAAAGCCCGAAGGCTATGTAGAGCGTCCTCCTCGCGAAAAGCGTGATCGCAATGATGATCGTCGTGGCGGAGGCCGTGGAGGTGATCGTGGCGGTCGCGGTGGAGACCGCGGTGGCCGAAATAATCGCCGATAG
- a CDS encoding M1 family metallopeptidase, producing MKNVLSILFLFVTIFFAKGQFSAADSLRGGLSPLRSCYDVEFYDLYLQIDFNQKSIRGLNSIRYKVLQGFNMIQLDLFENMKIDSILHGSQKLDFHRKGNAFFVDFGSMQPAGITDVITVYYHGHPIEAQNPPWDGGFIWRKDETGNPWLAVSCEGIGASLWWPNKDHLSDEPDSMRIRTIVPPNLMSVSNGQLRSVFKNQYVANYTWVVTYPINNYNVTLNVGNYTHFEDRYTSPTDSSQLAMDYYVLPEHLEQAKTQFKQAHEVLTTFEKYLGKYPFWNDGYALVETPYLGMEHQSAIAYGNQFKAGYLGRHPEGMPEDFIILHETGHEWWGNSVSCRDHGEMWLHESFCTYMEAVFMEEKYGPQAAERYLKFQYNYIENKQPLLGPLNVNFLGNDSDIYYKGAQMLHSLRQCFQNDSLWWASLKGFYQKYKINSVNTQDYIQFVQEFTGQDYGYFFKQYLEETQIPQLEYEVYKKGRKRFIRYRWTNCRPDFKMPVFLIDQQKERLALYPKTEEWQSQAISKKMAKNIQFVYALFLVQELSDQDN from the coding sequence ATGAAAAACGTTCTCTCAATATTATTTTTATTTGTGACTATCTTTTTTGCAAAAGGACAGTTTTCTGCAGCAGATAGTCTGCGCGGTGGGCTCAGTCCGCTACGTTCTTGTTATGATGTAGAATTTTATGATCTCTATTTGCAGATAGATTTTAATCAAAAGTCGATTCGGGGCCTCAATAGCATTCGTTATAAGGTTTTGCAAGGCTTCAATATGATTCAGCTAGACCTTTTTGAGAACATGAAGATTGATAGCATTCTGCATGGGAGTCAAAAACTTGATTTTCACCGGAAGGGCAATGCCTTTTTTGTTGATTTTGGCAGCATGCAACCCGCAGGCATCACCGATGTCATCACGGTCTATTATCATGGTCACCCTATTGAGGCCCAAAATCCACCTTGGGATGGGGGGTTTATTTGGCGAAAAGACGAGACGGGCAATCCTTGGCTGGCCGTTTCTTGCGAGGGCATCGGAGCTAGCCTTTGGTGGCCCAATAAGGACCATTTATCCGATGAGCCCGATAGTATGCGAATTCGGACGATTGTGCCTCCCAACCTGATGTCGGTCTCTAATGGCCAACTCCGCTCGGTTTTCAAAAATCAATATGTGGCCAATTATACTTGGGTGGTCACTTACCCTATCAATAATTATAATGTGACACTCAATGTGGGCAATTATACCCATTTCGAGGACCGCTATACCTCCCCTACCGACAGCAGCCAGCTCGCCATGGATTATTATGTCTTGCCCGAACATCTGGAGCAGGCCAAAACCCAATTTAAGCAGGCCCATGAGGTCCTGACTACTTTTGAGAAGTACCTCGGCAAATATCCCTTCTGGAATGATGGCTATGCTTTGGTCGAAACCCCCTATTTGGGCATGGAACATCAGTCGGCTATTGCCTATGGCAACCAGTTTAAAGCGGGCTATCTTGGCCGCCACCCCGAGGGCATGCCCGAGGATTTTATTATCCTTCATGAAACAGGGCACGAATGGTGGGGCAATAGCGTCAGCTGCCGAGATCATGGCGAGATGTGGCTGCACGAAAGCTTTTGTACTTATATGGAAGCCGTTTTTATGGAGGAAAAATATGGTCCCCAAGCCGCCGAACGCTACCTAAAATTCCAATACAATTATATTGAGAACAAACAACCTCTGCTCGGCCCTCTAAATGTCAATTTCCTCGGCAATGATTCCGATATTTATTATAAGGGCGCCCAAATGCTCCACAGCCTCCGCCAATGTTTCCAAAATGATAGCCTTTGGTGGGCCAGCCTCAAGGGGTTTTACCAGAAATACAAAATCAATTCGGTCAATACCCAAGATTATATTCAGTTTGTGCAGGAGTTTACGGGCCAAGATTATGGCTATTTTTTTAAACAGTATTTGGAGGAAACCCAAATCCCTCAACTCGAATATGAGGTCTATAAAAAAGGCCGAAAACGCTTTATCCGCTACCGCTGGACCAACTGCCGCCCAGATTTTAAAATGCCTGTTTTCTTAATCGATCAACAAAAGGAACGCCTAGCCCTTTATCCAAAAACAGAGGAATGGCAGAGCCAAGCCATCAGCAAAAAGATGGCTAAAAATATCCAGTTTGTCTATGCCCTTTTCTTGGTCCAAGAACTTAGTGATCAAGATAACTAA